The DNA region CACGACCATCGGTGCCGCGCTCACGGTGCTGCCAGGCAGCGATCACTACTTCCTGAAGTCGCGCCGCCGCCTCGCCGAACTGGTGCTCCCGGCTCTCGTCTGACGTCAGCGCCGTCGCTTCAGCGAGGCGCGGTGATCGGCGCGAAGCCCAGTACAACCACGATCCGCTCGGGGCGCATCGTGTTCCATGTCGAGAAGACGAAGTCGCCGGTGAGCGGATCGAAGAACGCGCCTTCGGCGCCCGAGAGGCCCGTCAAGAACGTCTTCCGCGTCGCGAGGATGGGATCGCCGTCGGAGGCCACCTCGTAGGTCGCCACGCCATTTTTGCTCCACTCGGACATGACCATGCTCGGAGGGCCGAAGAGCGGCGAGCCCTGCGGCACGTAGGCGAAGCCCTCGGGACCGCCGGGGACCGTGAGCCGGTAGTCGGCCTTCGTGACGTCCTCCACGCGGCCGCTGCCATCGAGCTTGAAGGTCGCGTCGTAGAAGCTCCCGCCTTCCCAGGTGACGAGCTTCAAGCGACCCGCGCCGGGAAAGCCCGTGGGGACGAAGTTCAGCGCGGCGAGCGCTTCCGCCACGCCCAGCGTCACGCCGTGGATGCTCTTGCTCGGGCCGCTCGCGCCGGGCTGGATGAGGCCCAACATGCCGTTGGTGCTTTGCCGCACCGTTTCGTCCATGGGCCACGCGGCGAAGAGCAACGTGCCACCGGGACCGTAGACGAGCCCGCCATCGATGTAGTCGGCGGCGTGTTTCTTCTTCGCGGGGCCGGCGAAGCCGACGATGTGCTTGCACGCGCTGCGAATGACGGGAACTTCATAGACGCCCGCGCCCGCGTAGTTGGCGTTGCCGCCTACGAGGAGCGTGTTGTCATCGCCGGCCTTGAGGACGATGCCGCCGTATTTCGCGTTCGGCAGACCCGGGATCTCACCGAGGTCGAAGGCCGTGTATTTGGATGCGTAGGCCGCGTCGATGGTGATGTCAGAGGCCTTGGTGCCGGGCTGGCCGCCTTGGCAACCGGCGGGCTGGCCGCCCGTCGGTGCGGCGTCGGCTTCGAAGCCCACGCCGTTCGCGCCGCCGGGTCCAGAGCCCGCGCCGGCGTCCGCGTTCGCCTGAACGCCCGAGGGCCGGGCATCGCTGCCGCACCCCGTCGCACCGAGCAGCGCACCAAGGAGGCCAACGACAAGGGGCGAGAGCGGCGTTTTGGAGGTGCGCATGTGGCGTTTTTCTTCCGCGCGAACGCGGCTCCGTCAAGGCATCCGTAAATGACTACCGGTCCGGGACGAATTAGGCCTCGCTGCGGCGTTCGCCGCCACCGCCAAAGGCGCCTGGACCGGGCCCGATGGCCCGCCACGCGGTCGGGAGCGGCGGCTCACGCGAGGGCGCGGCGGCGTGTTACGCGAGCGCGCTGGTACGCGCTCGGCAGAACGCCCAGCTCGCGGCGAAAGGCTCGCGCGAAGCGTCCCGGATCGGCAAAACCCGAGTCGATGGCCGCGACGGTGACCGGCGTGCCGCGCTCCAGCAGTGTCGCCGCGTGAGTCAGACGAAGTCGCTGGAGGTACTCGTAGGGCGAGCGACCCGTCGCTTCCCGAAACCGGCGGCTGAAGTGGAAGCGGCTCATGCCGACTTGCTTCGCGATCGTGCCGACGTCGAGCGGTTCGGCGAGGCTACTCTTCATGAGCTCGACGGCGGCGCGCATCGAGGCGCTGAGCGGTGCCTCGGCCGCCGGCGAAGGAAGTCGCCGCCAGAGCGACAGCAGCAGCGCCTCCACCATGCACTCGACGATCTGCGGGTCGGTATCTTCCGCTCGCGCCTCCTCCTCGAGCGCCAGCAAGAGGTGCCCGAGCGACGCCGTGTCGGCGACCAAGGCAAAGGGCTCGGCCGCGAACCGAGGCGAGCGTCCTGCGCCCTCGGCAACGCGGTCGACGAACGCAGCGTCGAGCTCGAGCGCCGTGCAACGAACGTCCGGCGACACGAAGCTCGTGACGTGCTCCGTCTGCGCGTTGACCGCGATGAGCTGCCCCGGCTTGGCCTCGAGGAGCGCGCTTCCCATCTTGTAGTCGAGGCCTCCGGCGCGAGTCCACGCCACCTCGACGCCATGATGGGCGGAGTTCTTCCCGAAAAGGACGCCGCCCGCGAGCACGCCTCGCCAGGACCGGAGCGCGACGGGCCCCATGCGGCGAGCCTCGCAGGAAAGCGACCCAAGCTGAAAGCGACTGCGCTCCACACCCTCGATGTGGCACTTGCCATGCCAAGGGCAATCTCCGGCGCATTTCGACTGAACGCCTCCACACCGTGCGCTTTCGCACGATCCACCGATCGCTTCGCACGATTCGCCAAGCCCGAGGGCGCCCCGAAGGCCTACCCAAGGCGCATGAAGCACACGCTCCTCTTCCTCGTCAGCGTTGGGTTCTTGGCCTGCAGCAGCAGCGAGGCAGTCGCACCGTCGCCAACCATCGTGCCCGAAGCAGCGCCTCCCCCCGCGCCGTTGGCAAAGGCCGCCTGCCCCGAAGGCGTTGCGTTCCGCGATCTCAGCGGGAAGGTGGTCGTAGACGTAGAGGTCAACGGCGAAGGCCCCTACACCTTCCTCCTCGACACCGGCGCCCCCCAATCGGTGCTCGGCAAGAAGCTCGCGGCGAGCGACGAGGTCACGCTCAAGGCGCTCGGCATCACGACCAAATTGGCCCGGGTGAGCTCGGCCGACATGGCGCAATACAAGCTGCCCGTCGATGGTGTTCTCGGCATGGACTTCGTTGGGAAGTCGTTCTTGACGCTCGACTACCCGCGCAAGCGCGTGTGGCTCGCCGAGGGCCGCGAAGAGGACAACCTCGCTGCGTGCGGGCACGTCGGCCCCGCAGAAGACGTTCCGTACCTCCGAAAGCACTACTTCTTCGTCAAGGGCGCAGCCGAGTCCCTCGAGGGATGGCTGCTCGTGGATTCGGGAGCCTCGCTCGGCGTGCTCATGGCCTCAGCGTTCACAACGCTCGACGCGGCGGCTCCGCGGGCGTCCTTGCCTGGCTTCTTCACGCCGTCGGGCATCGGCGAATTTTGGGCTCGCTTGTCAACGGTCGGCTCGTTGCGCGTCGGCTCCCTCGACTTGCGCTCGGTGGTGGTCCGGACGGCCGACGACGGGCTCATCGAGACGCCGTCGTTCCCTGACCAGAAGCCCTTCCTGGGCGTCTACCCGAGCGACGCGCTGAAGAGCCTGATGGTGACGTTCGATCAGGACAAGAGCGTCGTGCGACTCGCCCCAGCGCGCGACCGCAAGGTCGAGGCGCCGACCAAGTACTTCACGTACGGCATCGGCCTCGGCGATACGTTCGAGACGCAGACGCAGGTCCTCCAGGTCCTCCCGGGAAGCGCGGCAAGCGCGGCCGGCGTGGCCGTCGGCGACGAGGTCGTGGCCGTCGGGTCGGCGACCCTGGCCAAGCTCGATCCCTACGAGCGACCGTGGACGCTGCTGGCGAAGACGGAGGGCGCGAAGACCCGAGTGACGCTGCGCCGCGGCACGGAAGAGCGCACCGTCGAACTCGACGCCCGCGATCTGTTGCGCTCGCCGTAGCGGTCTCGCGCCAATCTTCCCTTCACTTCCCGAAGATCTCTTCCTCCACGAGCGAGGGCGCGACGGTGCCCTTCGTCAGCACCTCTTCGTGAAACTTCTTCAGCGAGAACGCCTTACCGTCGCGCGCCTTGACCCGCTCGCGGAGCGCGAAGAGCTTCTCGCGTCCAATCAAATAGGCGAGCGGCTGCGTCGGCGTCATCGTGTAGCGCTTCACCTCGCTCATCGCGAGTTCGCGCTCAAGACCCACTTCATCGGTGAGCGTTTTCACCGCCTGCTCAAACGTCATGTTCTTCGTGTGAAGGCCGATGTCGATCATGACGCGCGCCGAGCGAACAAGCGTCCAGACGAGCTGCATGAGCCGCTCCTCGTCCTTGTAGTAGCCAAGCTCGCTCATGAGCTCTTCGGTGTAGAGCGCCCAGCCCTCGGAGAAGATGCTAGGGCCCGTGGCCTTGCGGATCGTCGACGGATGCAGTCGCGCAAAGGACAGCTGCAGGTGATGCCCCGGATACGCCTCGTGCACGACGGTGTCGACGATGTCGCCGTAGTCGTTCTCGCGGAGCATCTGCTCCTTCTGCGCGCGCGTCATGGTCTTGTCGACGGGCGTCACGAAGAACAGGCCCTTGGTCTGACTCGCGAAAGGTGGCGGTTGGTCGTACGCCGCCGAAACGGTGCTCCGCTGAAAGGGCGGCGTATCCATGACGTCGCACTGATCGCCGGGCGGCATCGCGACCACGTCTTTGTCGACGAGGAACTTGCGCGCCCTCGCCATCTCCTTGCGATACGCCGGCAAGAGCTCGGCGGCGCTCGGGTGTTTGCCCTTCACGCGGCGCACCACGACTTGCCATCCGCCTTCCTTGGGCACCTCGGGATCGATGCGATGCGCGACCTCCTCGAGCTTCTGGACGGTCTCGCCGAAGACGCGGATGCCGATGGTCAAGAGCGCGTCGGCGTCTTCCGCGAGGAAGTATTGCTCCTTGAGCATCCAATCGAAAAACTCGCGACCCGACGCGAACTCGCCACCGCTCGGAGCGCTGGGCTTCACGTCCTTCTCGAGGAACGTCTTCCACTCGGCGTAGGCGTCGCGGGCCCCCTTGAGCGCCGCAGCGATGCGCGGCTTCTCGCTCGGGAGCGCCTTCTCCAAGAAGGGACGCATGGTGTCGAAGAACTCCTTGGCGCCGCCCGCCGATTCGATGCCGACCTGAACCCAGACGGCCGGCGGCTCCTTCAAGACGCCACGCGCCTCCTTGAGCGACGCGGGGATCGCTTCGATGCGCGCGAGCGCGTTCTTGGCGCGCTCCGCCGCCGGCGCGTAGTCGCGCGCGGTCATCTGGAAGAGCGCCTGCATCGGCTCCGAGTAGAAATCGGGCCGGCGCGCCCAGGGTCGCTGCTCCTTGCGAAAGCGAGCGTCGACGACGAGGGCGCTCCGCAAGATCCGGAGGTCGATGCTCGCCGCGCGTGAGAGCGTGGCGCCGGCGAAGCGCTGCGCCACGTCCGCGGCCATGGCCATCTGCCGGTCGATGATCTTCTGTTGGCCGACGGCGCTGCGGTCCTCAAGGCGGTCGTCGGCGTCGTGAATGCCCAGCTCGCTGGCGGCCTCAGGCCGCAGCTCGAGCAAGAGATCGAGGTAGGCCTTGCTAGCCTTGGCCACGTCCTCGTCGCCGAGTGTCGATGCGGGCGCGGCGGTTGGAAGAGGAGCGGCTGCGTCCGGCCCCGGCAGAACGGGAGTCACCGAAGGCGCCCCGCAGGCGAGCGACGCAGCGACGGAACCGATGAGGAAGAGACGGGCGGCCTTCATGGGGCCGCGAGCCTAGACCGATTTCGGGTCGACGGGGTCGCCGCCTTCTGTCGGCCCGCGCGCGACGTGGCTCAGTCGCGGCGACGGCGACGGCCCGCGAAGATGGCGGCCACACCGGCGACGAGGAAGACCGAGCTGGGGAGCTCTTCGCGACCGGCAGAGCCAACGGAACAACCGCCGGTATCTTTGGCGGCAGCCTTCTTCTTCTTGCTCGGTCCGCCGTCCGTGTAGCTGGTGTTCTCGCCGTATTCGTTGCCGGCGTTGTAGCCCATGCCGGCGCCCGGTGCGCCCGCGGCGGGACGGTTCTCCGGAGCGTCAGCGGGACGGGGCGCCGTGGGCGCGGGCGTGAGCAACTCGGGAGCCGCAGCCCCTGCGTCGGAGAGACGGCCGAGGCCCGCGTCGCCGTTCGGCCGCGGCAGACCCGGGTTGGGGTTCGGCGTTGGCGTCGGGTTCGGGTTCGGGTTGGCCGGCTGCGCCTTGCAGCGGTTCGTGGACGTGTCACACACCGGCTTGGCCGAGGTGCAGTCGCTGTCGGCGTAACAGCCGCAAGTGTAGTCGTAGAGGCAGGCCTTGCCGGCCGTCTTGCTGGTGCACGCCGAATCGTCGCTGCACTCGCCGGGCGGCGGCGGCGGCGTGGGGGGCTCGTAGACGTCGGGCTGCTCGATGACGGGCGCCGGCGAAGCCGACGCATCGGTAACCGGTGCTTGGACGCCTGCTTCGAGGCGCGCAGGCGTCGCCACGCCGCCTCGAATGGCCGACGCGTAGCTGTCCCAAAGGAACGTGTGGAGCGCGTTGCCGGCGCAATAGCCCGCTTGACCCGTCGACGTCTTGCAGTCGGGCGACTTGGCGCCGCCGTAGTCCTGCCCGGCGTAAGGCGTATACGTGTAGAGCACAGCCGTCGCGGCGTTCTCCGGCGTCACCTCGACGCCGTCCTGCGTGGTCTTCGTCACGCCAGCCGTACCCCAGCCGCTCGACGTCTTGCCCCGCGTCTTGACCGAGTCCATGTGCTGCTTGAGAACGCGGACCGCGCACGAGACCTGGTTGTAGAAGCCGGTGTAGCTCTGCGGCTCGGTCTTGCAGATGGGCGCGTGGGGGCACCCGCAGCCGAAGGCGATGGCGAGCTTCTGGTCGAGCTTCTCGGGCGTGAGCTGGCCGGCCTTCGTGCCGACGAGCGATTGCTCGAGCTGGAGCCGAACGAGGAGCGCGAGCGGGTTGACGCCACCGAGCTTCGCGGCGTTGTAGATGACCTGCGAGACGGGGAGCTCGCCGGAGCCGTCCTCCATCGCAATCTTCTTGTCAGCGAGCACCGAGCGACTGCCCCCGTGCGGCGTCTTCTCGAGGAGCTTCTGAATCTCCTCCGCCGTCGGGTTGACCGCATTGCCCGTCCCCAAGAGCTCGTTGTCCGTCAGGACGTTGTCCTTGGTTCGACCTGCCTGGAGCGCCAGCTCGTCCTCGGTCTCGTCGTCGAGGTTGGCCTGGGAGCAGCCAACGGCGAGCCCGGCGGCCAACGCCACCGAACCTGACATAAGAAGGACGCGGGCCATGCGGATCATGCCCCACCCGGTGCGACATGCGTGCCAGCACGAATCCGCGAAGGTCCGCCGCTTTCTCCGACAATTTCCGACATCGGTGTCGCTTTGCGTTCGCCAGATGGGTGGAGCGGGATCCATCCGGAAAGGCCCTACTGGCCTGGCCCTTCGGGCAGGTGTGGAGAATGGCTGCCCAGACCGGACAACCGCGATAGCCTAGTCCCTTCGTTCTCCTATCGCCTTCGCCGGCCCCGGCGCACCCCGCCCCGTGCAGCAGCCCCCTGTGTCCCCCCCCATTCGGCGCCTCCTCGAAGAGCGCAACCTCTTCGTCGTCTTCCAACCGGTGGTCGACCTCAAGACGCATCGTGTTTTTGCCTACGAGGCGCTCGTCCGAACCAAGAGCCCCGACTTCAACGGACCTCCCGCCCTGTTCGAAGCGGCGGTGACGGAGAAGGTGACCGGCGAGCTCGGACGGTTGATCCGCGAGCTGGCCATCGAAGCCTGCCCGACGCACCCTCTGTTCTTGAACGTTCACCCCAGCGAGCTGAACGAACGATTCATCGTCCAACCCGACGACCCGATCTTCCGTCACACGGAGGACGTCTACCTCGAGATCACCGAGGGGGTGCCCCTCAGCCACTTCCACCTGTGCCAAAGCATCTTGCGTGAGGTCCGCGGACGCGGCGTCTACCTCGTCGTCGACGACCTCGGCGCTGGCTACTCGAACCTCAAGTACATCGCCGACCTCTTGCCGCGCGTCGTCAAGCTCGACCGTGAGCTCATCGCGGGCCTCACGATGGACACGCGGCTGCACCGACTCGTGAAATCCATCGTCGTCCTCTGTCGCGATCTCGGGGCCCTCGTTGTCGCCGAAGGCATCGAGACGGCGGAGGAGCTCGAAGCCGTCAAGGTCGCCGGCGCGCACTTCGGTCAGGGCTACTTGCTCGCGCGGCCAGCCTTTCCGCCGCCGGGCCTCACGTGGCCGCCCAAAGACAAGGGCGCCTGAGGATGCCGAGCGGCGTGGGGGCTCGCCGCCGCGACGCCTACGCCTCGAGGTGCACTTCGCCGGAGCTCCAACGAGCGCGCGTCCTGTCGGCGCGGACGACGACGAGCCGGCCCTCGACGTCGATGCCGTCAGCGGTGCCGGCGTCGCCGTCGTCGGAGCGTACGGCTCGGCCGACGAGCGCGTCGGCGCGTGTGAGGCGCGCGTGCACCATGCCGACGCCGCGCGCTGCGACGAGGCCGACGTCACGGTCAAGCCCCGCGAGGACGTCCGCGAGGAGCTCCGCTCGATCGAGCGGCCGTTCGGCGTGGAGCGCCACCGACGTGGCCACC from Myxococcales bacterium includes:
- a CDS encoding aspartyl protease family protein, coding for MKHTLLFLVSVGFLACSSSEAVAPSPTIVPEAAPPPAPLAKAACPEGVAFRDLSGKVVVDVEVNGEGPYTFLLDTGAPQSVLGKKLAASDEVTLKALGITTKLARVSSADMAQYKLPVDGVLGMDFVGKSFLTLDYPRKRVWLAEGREEDNLAACGHVGPAEDVPYLRKHYFFVKGAAESLEGWLLVDSGASLGVLMASAFTTLDAAAPRASLPGFFTPSGIGEFWARLSTVGSLRVGSLDLRSVVVRTADDGLIETPSFPDQKPFLGVYPSDALKSLMVTFDQDKSVVRLAPARDRKVEAPTKYFTYGIGLGDTFETQTQVLQVLPGSAASAAGVAVGDEVVAVGSATLAKLDPYERPWTLLAKTEGAKTRVTLRRGTEERTVELDARDLLRSP
- a CDS encoding DUF885 domain-containing protein; protein product: MKAARLFLIGSVAASLACGAPSVTPVLPGPDAAAPLPTAAPASTLGDEDVAKASKAYLDLLLELRPEAASELGIHDADDRLEDRSAVGQQKIIDRQMAMAADVAQRFAGATLSRAASIDLRILRSALVVDARFRKEQRPWARRPDFYSEPMQALFQMTARDYAPAAERAKNALARIEAIPASLKEARGVLKEPPAVWVQVGIESAGGAKEFFDTMRPFLEKALPSEKPRIAAALKGARDAYAEWKTFLEKDVKPSAPSGGEFASGREFFDWMLKEQYFLAEDADALLTIGIRVFGETVQKLEEVAHRIDPEVPKEGGWQVVVRRVKGKHPSAAELLPAYRKEMARARKFLVDKDVVAMPPGDQCDVMDTPPFQRSTVSAAYDQPPPFASQTKGLFFVTPVDKTMTRAQKEQMLRENDYGDIVDTVVHEAYPGHHLQLSFARLHPSTIRKATGPSIFSEGWALYTEELMSELGYYKDEERLMQLVWTLVRSARVMIDIGLHTKNMTFEQAVKTLTDEVGLERELAMSEVKRYTMTPTQPLAYLIGREKLFALRERVKARDGKAFSLKKFHEEVLTKGTVAPSLVEEEIFGK
- a CDS encoding helix-turn-helix transcriptional regulator: MGPVALRSWRGVLAGGVLFGKNSAHHGVEVAWTRAGGLDYKMGSALLEAKPGQLIAVNAQTEHVTSFVSPDVRCTALELDAAFVDRVAEGAGRSPRFAAEPFALVADTASLGHLLLALEEEARAEDTDPQIVECMVEALLLSLWRRLPSPAAEAPLSASMRAAVELMKSSLAEPLDVGTIAKQVGMSRFHFSRRFREATGRSPYEYLQRLRLTHAATLLERGTPVTVAAIDSGFADPGRFARAFRRELGVLPSAYQRARVTRRRALA
- a CDS encoding EAL domain-containing protein: MSPPIRRLLEERNLFVVFQPVVDLKTHRVFAYEALVRTKSPDFNGPPALFEAAVTEKVTGELGRLIRELAIEACPTHPLFLNVHPSELNERFIVQPDDPIFRHTEDVYLEITEGVPLSHFHLCQSILREVRGRGVYLVVDDLGAGYSNLKYIADLLPRVVKLDRELIAGLTMDTRLHRLVKSIVVLCRDLGALVVAEGIETAEELEAVKVAGAHFGQGYLLARPAFPPPGLTWPPKDKGA